A stretch of the Desulfobaccales bacterium genome encodes the following:
- a CDS encoding 4Fe-4S dicluster domain-containing protein: MATSSLQVGAQVRVEARDFQHLLDALSDRGYEVMGPTLEDGQLIYGPIDKSVDLPVGWTAVQEAGTYRLEKRKTQAFFGFAVGQQSWKQFLFPPHQTLWQAERQGRGFRIIPQPEEVPRYAFLGVRACELAAMEVQDRVFLKGAHVDPTYRSRREQAFIVAVNCAHQDKGTCFCVSMGTGPRVTTGFDLALTEVLQGDEHFFVVEPGTTRGADIIKAVPKRAATKAEVDAADQAVAAIAGNMGRTLDTTGIKDLLYNNYEHPRWDEVAARCLTCGNCTMVCPTCFCHTPEDALDLGGQGAERRRQMDVCFTVDFTYLHGGSIRTTPKSRYRQWLTHKLATWIDQFGCSGCVGCGRCITWCPVGIDITAEVRAIRTSAGEPAKE; this comes from the coding sequence ATGGCAACATCATCGTTGCAGGTTGGCGCGCAGGTGCGGGTGGAAGCCCGGGATTTCCAGCACCTGCTGGACGCCCTGAGCGACCGGGGCTATGAGGTCATGGGCCCCACCCTGGAAGACGGTCAACTCATTTATGGGCCGATTGACAAAAGTGTAGATTTGCCCGTGGGTTGGACCGCGGTCCAGGAGGCCGGGACCTATCGCCTGGAAAAACGCAAGACCCAAGCCTTCTTCGGCTTCGCCGTGGGCCAGCAGTCGTGGAAACAGTTTCTCTTTCCGCCCCACCAAACCTTGTGGCAGGCCGAGCGGCAGGGCCGCGGTTTTCGAATCATCCCTCAACCTGAAGAAGTTCCCCGCTACGCTTTTCTCGGAGTCCGGGCCTGTGAGCTGGCTGCTATGGAGGTCCAGGACCGGGTCTTTCTGAAGGGCGCTCATGTTGACCCCACCTACCGGTCCCGCCGGGAGCAAGCCTTCATCGTGGCAGTGAACTGCGCCCACCAGGATAAAGGCACGTGTTTCTGCGTCTCCATGGGGACTGGACCCCGGGTGACCACGGGGTTCGACCTGGCCCTGACCGAAGTTCTCCAAGGGGATGAGCATTTCTTTGTGGTGGAGCCCGGCACCACGCGAGGGGCCGATATCATCAAGGCAGTGCCTAAGCGCGCGGCCACCAAGGCTGAAGTTGATGCCGCGGACCAGGCGGTGGCGGCCATCGCCGGGAACATGGGCCGGACCCTGGACACCACCGGGATCAAAGACCTGCTCTATAACAATTATGAACATCCCCGCTGGGATGAGGTGGCCGCCCGCTGCCTCACCTGTGGCAACTGCACCATGGTCTGCCCCACCTGTTTTTGCCACACCCCGGAGGATGCCCTGGATCTGGGGGGGCAGGGGGCTGAGCGCCGGCGGCAGATGGATGTCTGCTTTACCGTGGATTTCACCTACCTGCATGGCGGCAGCATCCGCACCACGCCTAAGTCCCGCTACCGCCAATGGTTGACGCACAAGCTGGCCACCTGGATTGACCAGTTCGGCTGCTCGGGTTGTGTGGGCTGCGGGCGCTGCATCACCTGGTGCCCCGTGGGCATCGACATCACTGCGGAAGTTCGGGCCATCAGGACTTCCGCCGGCGAACCTGCGAAGGAGTAG
- a CDS encoding transporter — protein MEISGVKSKGFMGRGLILSLMAMLVLGGLGTGLASPAQAQIAGPPIMGQPTPPPEEKKGETAPTTCGPVISDTCMPISTGKFAMQVWTAMSFYPNALNRDWEKVDPGGKFRTFYMPVKFTYGPMKDMEVYVIIPFITNWAYDVKARGPNGENSASYSGIGDMTAIVKYNLLPETDWRPAVSGVAGFASIPTGHASLLNPAFLGQDAIGTGALTFTTGVNLYKWLKPFLLYSNIWLNSPVNLFKIGSDPTRNVRSREYVTFNVAAEVPLFWKFVGLLEMYSTWTWNNLHTIQGYQTPQTVIGLLPALEFIATDKLSLAAGCSFDLAGKNGVQKFTPMLTALYYF, from the coding sequence ATGGAGATTTCAGGGGTAAAGAGTAAAGGGTTTATGGGCAGGGGCTTGATCTTAAGCCTGATGGCCATGTTGGTTCTGGGTGGCTTGGGGACGGGGCTAGCTTCCCCGGCCCAGGCTCAGATAGCCGGTCCGCCTATTATGGGGCAACCGACGCCGCCGCCCGAGGAGAAGAAGGGAGAAACGGCTCCCACTACCTGTGGCCCCGTGATCAGCGACACCTGCATGCCCATTTCCACCGGCAAGTTCGCCATGCAAGTCTGGACGGCCATGTCCTTTTACCCGAACGCCCTTAACAGAGACTGGGAGAAGGTGGACCCCGGCGGAAAATTTCGTACCTTTTACATGCCGGTAAAGTTTACCTATGGCCCTATGAAAGACATGGAAGTTTATGTCATTATCCCTTTCATTACGAACTGGGCCTATGATGTGAAGGCCCGCGGCCCCAATGGCGAAAACTCCGCCAGTTACAGCGGCATCGGCGATATGACGGCCATCGTCAAATACAACTTGCTGCCGGAAACCGATTGGCGGCCGGCAGTGTCCGGGGTGGCGGGGTTTGCCAGCATTCCTACGGGTCATGCCTCCCTCCTCAACCCCGCGTTCTTAGGCCAGGATGCCATCGGCACCGGAGCCTTGACTTTCACCACCGGTGTCAACCTGTACAAATGGCTGAAGCCCTTCCTGCTTTACAGCAATATTTGGTTAAATAGTCCGGTCAACCTGTTTAAGATCGGGTCCGATCCCACCCGTAACGTCCGTTCCCGGGAGTATGTGACCTTCAACGTGGCTGCAGAAGTGCCGCTCTTTTGGAAATTTGTGGGCCTGTTGGAAATGTACAGCACCTGGACCTGGAACAACCTCCATACGATCCAGGGTTACCAAACCCCGCAAACCGTCATCGGCCTCCTGCCGGCGCTGGAATTCATAGCCACGGATAAATTGTCCTTGGCCGCAGGGTGTTCCTTTGACTTAGCGGGCAAAAACGGGGTCCAAAAATTCACCCCCATGTTGACCGCGCTGTATTATTTTTGA
- a CDS encoding P-II family nitrogen regulator: MKKIEAIIQPFRLEAVKEALHGIDVTGMTITEVKGFGRQKGLREVYRGMEYQVDFLPKVKMEIVTSDDKATLIVETISKTARTGRIGDGKIFVYPVAEVLRIRTGETGDAAV, translated from the coding sequence ATGAAGAAAATAGAGGCCATCATTCAGCCTTTCCGGTTGGAAGCGGTAAAAGAGGCGCTGCATGGGATCGATGTTACAGGCATGACCATTACGGAAGTAAAGGGTTTTGGTCGGCAAAAAGGGCTCCGGGAAGTCTACCGGGGCATGGAGTACCAGGTGGATTTCCTTCCCAAGGTGAAGATGGAGATCGTGACCTCCGACGACAAGGCCACCCTGATAGTGGAGACCATCAGCAAGACCGCCCGTACCGGCAGAATCGGGGATGGCAAGATCTTCGTCTATCCGGTGGCGGAAGTCCTCCGGATCCGCACCGGAGAAACGGGAGACGCCGCAGTGTGA
- a CDS encoding ammonium transporter, with protein sequence MNHKRAMIFMVVCLVVMLVLPPLLVWAADEVAPAAPAAAAAPVVTDTPDAAGTVTGSAKDIPAKEAGKPVLAEIMDAVGHNKISINIVWTLITGYLVMFMQLGFALVETGFTRAKNASHTMLMNFMVYVIGMLGFWICGFAFMFGGVGQVANLGMVANLGNELTLNLFGKDWGIIGYKGFFLSGGTYDVSIFTLFLFQMVFMDTTATIPTGAMAERWKFLAFIFYGFFISMLIYPIFGNWVWGGGWLAQLGTNAGLGHGAVDFAGSGVVHMVGGVTALVGAWILGPRIGKFKKDGTPNAIPGHHIPMGIAGALILAFGWFGFNPGSTLAGTDLRIGVIATNTMLASAGGALSAMIYMWMRFGKPDPTMCVNGLLAGLVAITAPCAFVSAPIAVLIGLIAGVLVVLSVLFVDGVLKVDDPVGAVSVHGVCGAWGILSLGLFADGTYGDKWNGVEGTVKGLFYGDASQFLAQIIDVVALVIFVSISAYLVFKLIDVIIGNRVSAEVEMGGLDIPETGVLAYPDFAVIKGKREEAANGQA encoded by the coding sequence GTGAATCATAAACGCGCAATGATCTTTATGGTGGTATGTTTAGTTGTCATGCTGGTATTGCCGCCGCTTTTGGTGTGGGCGGCGGACGAGGTGGCTCCGGCAGCGCCTGCGGCGGCGGCCGCCCCCGTCGTTACCGATACTCCTGATGCCGCAGGTACAGTGACCGGCAGCGCCAAGGACATTCCGGCCAAGGAAGCGGGCAAGCCCGTCTTGGCGGAAATTATGGACGCGGTGGGCCATAACAAAATCTCTATCAATATTGTCTGGACCCTGATCACCGGCTACCTGGTCATGTTCATGCAATTGGGGTTTGCTCTGGTTGAGACCGGCTTTACCCGGGCCAAGAACGCGTCCCACACCATGCTCATGAATTTCATGGTGTACGTTATTGGCATGTTGGGCTTCTGGATCTGCGGCTTCGCTTTTATGTTCGGCGGCGTGGGCCAGGTGGCAAACTTGGGCATGGTCGCCAATTTAGGCAACGAATTAACTCTGAATTTATTCGGCAAAGATTGGGGGATTATCGGGTATAAGGGGTTTTTCCTCAGCGGCGGGACTTATGACGTCTCGATCTTTACCCTGTTCCTCTTCCAGATGGTCTTTATGGACACCACGGCTACCATCCCCACCGGGGCCATGGCGGAACGCTGGAAATTCCTGGCCTTTATCTTCTACGGCTTTTTCATTTCAATGCTGATCTACCCCATTTTCGGCAACTGGGTCTGGGGCGGCGGCTGGCTGGCGCAACTGGGGACCAATGCCGGCCTGGGCCACGGCGCGGTGGACTTTGCCGGTTCCGGCGTGGTGCATATGGTCGGAGGCGTGACCGCTCTGGTCGGGGCCTGGATTCTCGGCCCCCGGATCGGCAAGTTCAAAAAGGATGGCACCCCCAACGCCATCCCGGGCCACCATATTCCCATGGGTATTGCCGGCGCTTTGATCCTGGCCTTCGGTTGGTTCGGGTTTAACCCCGGCTCCACCCTGGCGGGCACCGATCTCAGGATCGGCGTCATTGCCACCAATACCATGCTGGCTTCGGCCGGCGGGGCCTTATCAGCCATGATTTATATGTGGATGCGCTTCGGCAAGCCTGACCCCACCATGTGCGTCAACGGCCTGCTGGCGGGCCTGGTGGCTATCACCGCTCCCTGCGCCTTTGTGAGCGCCCCGATTGCGGTGCTCATCGGCCTCATCGCCGGCGTCCTGGTGGTGTTGAGCGTCTTATTCGTCGACGGCGTCCTGAAGGTTGACGATCCCGTCGGCGCGGTCTCGGTGCACGGCGTCTGCGGCGCTTGGGGCATCCTGTCCCTGGGGCTTTTTGCCGACGGCACTTATGGCGATAAATGGAACGGCGTCGAGGGCACGGTCAAAGGGCTGTTCTATGGCGATGCCTCCCAATTCTTAGCCCAGATCATTGATGTCGTGGCTCTCGTTATCTTCGTCTCCATATCGGCCTACCTCGTCTTTAAGCTGATCGATGTGATTATCGGCAACCGGGTCTCTGCTGAGGTAGAAATGGGCGGTCTGGATATCCCGGAAACCGGCGTGCTGGCCTATCCTGACTTCGCGGTAATTAAGGGTAAGCGGGAGGAAGCGGCCAATGGTCAGGCATAA
- a CDS encoding P-II family nitrogen regulator produces MKKIEAIIQPFKLEPVKEALHAISVEGMTVSEVKGFGRQKGIREVYRGMEYQVDFLPKVKIEIVAADDKVQAIIDTIVNKARTGRIGDGKIFVYPVGEVLRIRTGETGESAI; encoded by the coding sequence ATGAAAAAGATCGAGGCGATTATCCAGCCCTTCAAGCTGGAACCGGTTAAGGAAGCCCTCCATGCCATCAGTGTCGAAGGCATGACGGTCAGCGAAGTCAAGGGTTTCGGACGGCAAAAGGGCATCCGGGAGGTTTACCGGGGTATGGAGTATCAGGTGGATTTCCTGCCCAAGGTAAAAATCGAGATCGTGGCTGCCGACGACAAGGTGCAGGCCATTATTGACACCATTGTTAACAAAGCCCGCACCGGCAGGATCGGGGACGGCAAAATCTTTGTTTATCCGGTGGGGGAAGTCCTCCGGATTCGTACTGGCGAAACCGGTGAAAGCGCCATTTAA
- a CDS encoding ammonium transporter, which produces MNAADTAFVLISAALVMLMTPGLALFYGGMVRSKNVLATIMENFILLGVVGVLWALWGYSLAFGPDVGHIIGNLDWIGLAGVGFEPFKAYSETIPHQTFMIYQAMFAIITPALITGAFAERMKFSAFLVFMVIWVTIVYCPVAHWVWGDGGWLKGLGALDFAGGTVVHINAGVAALAAALVVGPRRGYGGYGNGTEAFIPHNLPMTVLGAGLLWFGWFGFNAGSALGANALASSAFTATHLATCAATLAWVVVEWIFRGKPTTLGAASGAVAGLVAITPAAGFVGPMPAIIIGILAGIICYLAVLAKPKLGYDDSLDVVGVHCVGGIVGALATGLFASKLINPAGADGLFFGNPGQLWTQFIAVLVTVVYSFVVSYILFKILDATIGLRVSTDDEVRGLDISEHQETGYSL; this is translated from the coding sequence ATGAATGCGGCTGATACGGCCTTTGTCCTGATTTCCGCTGCCCTGGTGATGCTTATGACCCCCGGTCTGGCCTTGTTTTATGGCGGCATGGTGCGCTCCAAGAATGTCCTGGCTACCATTATGGAGAACTTCATCCTGCTGGGCGTGGTCGGCGTCCTCTGGGCGCTCTGGGGTTATAGTCTGGCCTTTGGCCCGGATGTGGGTCATATCATCGGTAACCTGGATTGGATCGGCCTGGCGGGCGTGGGGTTCGAGCCTTTTAAGGCCTACTCCGAAACCATTCCCCATCAGACCTTCATGATCTACCAGGCCATGTTTGCCATCATCACCCCGGCCCTGATCACCGGGGCCTTCGCCGAACGCATGAAGTTCAGCGCCTTTTTGGTGTTCATGGTCATCTGGGTCACCATCGTCTATTGTCCGGTGGCTCACTGGGTCTGGGGCGACGGCGGCTGGCTCAAGGGCCTGGGCGCCCTGGATTTTGCCGGGGGCACCGTTGTACATATCAATGCCGGGGTCGCCGCCCTGGCCGCCGCCCTGGTCGTCGGTCCCCGCCGCGGCTATGGTGGCTATGGCAATGGCACGGAAGCCTTCATTCCCCATAACCTGCCCATGACCGTGCTGGGGGCCGGACTCCTGTGGTTCGGCTGGTTCGGCTTCAACGCCGGCAGCGCCCTGGGCGCTAACGCCCTGGCCAGCTCGGCCTTTACGGCCACTCACCTGGCCACCTGCGCCGCCACCCTGGCGTGGGTCGTTGTGGAATGGATCTTCCGGGGCAAGCCCACCACCTTGGGCGCGGCTTCCGGAGCCGTGGCCGGACTGGTAGCCATCACCCCTGCGGCGGGCTTTGTGGGTCCCATGCCCGCCATCATCATCGGCATCCTCGCTGGCATTATCTGCTACCTGGCCGTCCTGGCCAAGCCCAAGCTGGGCTACGATGACTCCCTGGACGTGGTGGGCGTGCACTGCGTCGGTGGGATCGTGGGCGCCCTGGCCACCGGGCTGTTCGCTTCCAAACTGATAAACCCCGCCGGCGCCGACGGCCTGTTCTTCGGCAACCCCGGCCAACTGTGGACCCAGTTCATCGCGGTGCTGGTTACCGTAGTCTACTCATTTGTGGTGAGCTACATCCTCTTTAAAATCCTTGACGCCACCATAGGCCTCAGGGTATCAACGGATGATGAGGTGCGCGGCTTGGATATCAGCGAGCATCAAGAAACTGGGTACAGTCTGTAA
- a CDS encoding DegT/DnrJ/EryC1/StrS family aminotransferase — MATIPVARPTLGEEEAAAARRAILSGWVVQGPEVEAFEKEFAAAVGAPLAVACSSGTAALHLAFLALDLRPGDEVITVSSSFIATANAVRYVGATPVFVDVMAETGNMDPALIEGAITPRTRAILAVHQLGMPCDLKRILPLAREHSLLVVEDAACAVGSEISLADDVWEPIGRPRGDLATFSFHPRKIITTGDGGMITGCNPEIMQRLARLRTHAMSLSTAERHGAAKVVFEQYLEVGYNYRLSDIQGAVGREQLKRLPNLIAPRRRQAARYQEGLSDCPQVALPKEPAWARSNWQSYWITLTRERPQSQVEVMQALLSRGIHTRRGVMCAHREPAYRDVTQRHPLPVSEYLQDHSIILPSYPDMTDAEQDQVIDALREVLT; from the coding sequence ATGGCGACAATTCCCGTGGCCCGGCCCACATTAGGGGAAGAGGAGGCCGCGGCGGCCCGCCGGGCGATTCTGTCGGGTTGGGTGGTGCAAGGGCCGGAGGTGGAGGCCTTTGAAAAAGAGTTTGCCGCGGCGGTGGGGGCGCCCCTGGCGGTGGCCTGCTCCAGCGGCACCGCGGCCCTGCACCTGGCGTTTCTGGCCCTGGATCTGAGGCCGGGGGATGAAGTCATCACCGTTAGTTCCTCGTTTATCGCCACTGCCAACGCGGTGCGTTATGTGGGCGCGACCCCGGTATTTGTGGATGTAATGGCTGAGACCGGCAATATGGACCCGGCCCTGATCGAAGGGGCCATCACGCCCCGCACCCGGGCCATCCTGGCGGTGCACCAGTTGGGGATGCCTTGTGACCTTAAACGCATTCTGCCCCTGGCCCGGGAGCATAGTTTGCTGGTGGTGGAAGACGCCGCCTGTGCGGTGGGTTCGGAGATCAGCCTGGCTGATGACGTCTGGGAGCCAATCGGGCGTCCGCGCGGGGACTTGGCCACCTTTTCTTTCCACCCCCGCAAGATCATCACCACGGGCGACGGCGGCATGATCACCGGGTGTAATCCGGAAATCATGCAACGCCTGGCGCGCCTGAGGACCCACGCCATGTCGCTGTCCACCGCCGAGCGCCACGGGGCCGCCAAGGTGGTGTTCGAACAATATCTGGAGGTGGGCTACAATTATCGTTTGAGCGACATTCAAGGGGCGGTGGGCCGGGAGCAGTTGAAGCGTCTGCCAAACTTGATCGCGCCCCGGCGGCGGCAGGCGGCCCGGTACCAGGAAGGCTTATCCGACTGCCCTCAGGTGGCCCTGCCCAAAGAACCCGCCTGGGCCCGGAGTAACTGGCAATCCTACTGGATCACCCTGACGCGAGAGCGCCCCCAAAGCCAGGTGGAGGTGATGCAGGCGCTGCTCTCCAGGGGAATTCACACCCGCCGGGGAGTGATGTGCGCCCACCGGGAACCCGCTTACCGGGACGTCACGCAGCGTCATCCCTTGCCCGTCAGCGAATACCTGCAAGACCACAGTATTATCCTGCCCTCATACCCCGACATGACGGACGCCGAGCAGGATCAGGTGATCGATGCCCTGCGGGAAGTCCTGACCTAA
- a CDS encoding ROK family protein, translated as MKDPAVVGIDLGGTNVRLALVSSQGKILCRWERATASMPDQPALVSTLAADIAIAGEEARSQGSEIKGVGIGVPGLIHPQEGLVVFSPNVPPLNDCPLIPLLSSQVNWPLFLENDANLFALGEHWLGAGVGQQHMLGITLGTGVGGGLILNGQVWAGNEGTAGEIGHMTVDPEGRKCHCGNRGCLETLASGFWTVTWVKEQLAQGASSWLRELYEADPDAIEGQTLVVAAQQADPLARKAFDRVGRSLGLVIASVVHLLGISRVVIGGRFARAWEVFQYPLEAELHRRLTLFPPEAVSVCPAQLGDDAGLVGAARLAWQALEE; from the coding sequence GTGAAAGATCCGGCGGTGGTGGGCATTGATCTGGGCGGCACCAATGTCCGCCTGGCCCTGGTAAGTTCCCAGGGCAAAATTCTCTGCCGGTGGGAACGGGCCACGGCCTCCATGCCCGATCAGCCGGCCCTGGTATCCACCCTGGCCGCCGATATTGCCATTGCCGGTGAAGAGGCCCGGTCCCAGGGCTCGGAGATTAAAGGGGTGGGTATCGGGGTTCCGGGTCTCATCCATCCCCAAGAAGGCCTGGTGGTCTTTTCCCCCAACGTGCCTCCGTTAAATGATTGTCCCCTGATTCCTCTTCTTTCCTCCCAGGTGAACTGGCCCCTGTTCCTGGAAAACGACGCCAACCTTTTTGCTCTGGGAGAGCACTGGCTGGGCGCCGGGGTGGGCCAGCAGCATATGTTGGGGATCACCCTGGGTACCGGCGTGGGCGGGGGCTTGATTCTCAATGGGCAGGTGTGGGCCGGCAACGAAGGCACCGCCGGGGAAATCGGCCACATGACCGTGGACCCGGAGGGCAGAAAATGCCACTGCGGTAACCGGGGCTGCCTGGAAACCCTGGCGTCCGGGTTTTGGACGGTAACCTGGGTCAAGGAACAACTGGCCCAGGGGGCGTCTTCCTGGCTGCGAGAGCTCTATGAGGCCGACCCCGACGCCATCGAGGGCCAGACCCTGGTGGTGGCGGCCCAGCAGGCGGACCCCCTGGCCCGAAAGGCCTTCGACCGGGTGGGGCGCAGCTTGGGACTGGTCATTGCCAGTGTGGTCCACCTGCTGGGAATTTCCCGGGTGGTCATCGGCGGCCGCTTTGCCCGGGCCTGGGAGGTGTTCCAGTACCCCCTGGAGGCAGAATTGCATCGGCGCCTCACCCTGTTTCCCCCGGAGGCAGTGAGCGTCTGCCCGGCCCAACTGGGAGACGACGCCGGACTGGTCGGCGCCGCCCGCCTGGCCTGGCAGGCGTTGGAAGAATAG
- a CDS encoding L-threonylcarbamoyladenylate synthase codes for MGRIWPWREEDAGEFWDEARRVLKGNGIIAVPTETFFGLAVNPFQEAALSRLFALKQRAPEKPVLLLVDGQAMLEQLVREVPNPARRLMEKFWPGPLTIILPSLPQLPRLITAGTGTVGVRQPRHPLTCRLITELGYPITGTSANRSGRPPLTRADEVVREFPDVVDLILDAGDCPGGKPSTIIDVSSSPPRLVRAGAVPVSELAEIVPEIERIAKMGGLR; via the coding sequence ATGGGACGGATCTGGCCATGGCGGGAGGAGGATGCCGGGGAATTCTGGGACGAGGCCCGGAGGGTCCTGAAAGGCAACGGCATCATCGCGGTGCCCACGGAAACTTTTTTCGGGCTGGCGGTCAACCCCTTTCAGGAAGCGGCCTTATCCCGGCTCTTTGCCTTGAAACAACGTGCCCCGGAAAAACCGGTGCTTCTGCTGGTGGACGGACAGGCCATGCTTGAGCAACTGGTTCGCGAGGTTCCGAACCCGGCCCGGCGGCTTATGGAAAAATTCTGGCCCGGTCCGTTGACCATTATTTTACCGAGCCTTCCCCAACTGCCCAGGCTGATTACCGCGGGCACCGGGACTGTTGGGGTGCGGCAGCCCCGCCACCCTCTCACGTGCCGCCTGATCACCGAACTGGGCTACCCCATCACCGGCACCAGCGCCAACCGTTCCGGGCGGCCGCCGCTCACCCGGGCGGACGAGGTTGTCCGGGAGTTTCCCGATGTGGTGGACCTGATCCTGGACGCGGGTGATTGCCCGGGGGGCAAGCCGTCCACTATTATAGATGTGAGCAGCTCGCCGCCCCGGCTGGTCCGGGCCGGCGCAGTTCCGGTATCCGAGTTGGCGGAGATTGTCCCCGAAATAGAGCGGATCGCAAAAATGGGGGGCCTAAGGTGA
- the rlmB gene encoding 23S rRNA (guanosine(2251)-2'-O)-methyltransferase RlmB gives MSPIIYGRHPVLAALRQADNPLEEVIVAQGAGGKWLDEVKRLARAAGVRLRIQDRAALDRLCGTLNHQGIMARRGSYTYLSEVELLDMLDGLAQPALLVAADGLTDPMNLGNLCRSAFAAGSHGIIIPKDRAVGVTPVVAKAAAGALEYLPVYRVTNLADGLARLKDAGLTIIGTAADSPQTIYATDLTQPLALVIGAEDKGLRPRVRKQCDLIVSIPMAAPEIGSLNAATSGAVALFEARRQRLPKQGEKGKREKGEKG, from the coding sequence ATGAGCCCAATTATCTACGGACGCCACCCGGTACTGGCGGCCTTACGCCAGGCTGATAATCCTCTAGAGGAGGTTATCGTGGCCCAGGGGGCCGGGGGCAAATGGCTGGACGAGGTTAAGCGGCTGGCCCGGGCTGCCGGGGTGCGTCTGCGTATACAGGATCGGGCCGCCCTGGACCGCCTCTGCGGCACCCTGAACCACCAAGGGATCATGGCCAGGCGGGGCAGCTACACCTACTTAAGTGAGGTGGAGCTTCTCGACATGCTGGACGGCCTGGCGCAACCCGCGCTGCTGGTGGCCGCAGACGGCCTCACCGACCCCATGAACCTGGGGAACCTCTGCCGCAGCGCCTTCGCCGCCGGTTCTCACGGCATCATCATTCCCAAGGACCGGGCTGTGGGGGTGACGCCGGTGGTGGCCAAGGCCGCGGCCGGGGCCCTGGAATACCTGCCGGTCTACCGGGTTACCAACCTGGCCGATGGTTTAGCCAGGCTGAAAGACGCGGGCCTGACCATCATCGGCACCGCGGCGGACTCTCCCCAGACCATTTATGCTACCGATCTGACCCAGCCCCTGGCCCTGGTCATCGGAGCCGAGGACAAGGGGCTGCGCCCCCGGGTGCGGAAACAGTGCGACCTCATCGTTTCCATCCCCATGGCTGCTCCGGAAATCGGCTCCCTCAACGCCGCCACCTCCGGGGCCGTGGCCCTCTTTGAAGCGCGGCGGCAGAGATTGCCAAAGCAGGGGGAAAAGGGAAAAAGGGAAAAAGGCGAAAAGGGTTAA
- the xerD gene encoding site-specific tyrosine recombinase XerD, translating into MDAALNQFYQHLGVERGLAPLTLAAYARDLQDFWGFLEGRDRAAWAAVDLADLQDYFAALEARGLSARSRARRLSALRQFFRFLQREDQVTANPVELLDSPRLPQRLPQVMGEEDVATLLAAPNPGTPGGLRDQALLEVLYATGLRVSELVGLTFKQLDLRRGVVQPLGKGSKERVVPMVPLAVEKLQTYLKEGRPKLLQGRESPYIFVNHRGGRLSRQGFWKLLKQYALKAGIKTLSPHTLRHSFATHLLSRGANLRVLQMLLGHADLATTQIYTHLDAVRLKLVHKKSHPRP; encoded by the coding sequence ATGGACGCGGCGCTTAATCAATTTTATCAGCATCTCGGAGTGGAGCGAGGTCTGGCCCCCTTGACCCTGGCGGCCTATGCTCGTGACCTCCAGGATTTCTGGGGGTTTCTTGAGGGTCGGGACCGCGCCGCTTGGGCCGCGGTGGACCTTGCCGACCTGCAAGATTATTTTGCCGCCCTGGAAGCCCGGGGGTTGTCGGCCCGTAGCCGGGCCCGGCGGTTGTCGGCGTTACGGCAATTTTTCCGGTTCCTCCAACGCGAGGACCAGGTTACCGCCAATCCCGTGGAACTGCTGGACTCGCCCCGTCTGCCCCAGCGCCTGCCCCAGGTCATGGGGGAAGAAGACGTGGCGACGCTTTTGGCCGCGCCGAACCCCGGCACCCCCGGGGGCTTAAGGGACCAGGCCCTCCTGGAAGTGCTCTATGCCACGGGTCTCAGGGTTTCGGAGCTGGTGGGCCTGACCTTCAAACAATTGGATCTGCGGCGCGGCGTGGTGCAGCCCCTGGGCAAAGGCTCCAAAGAGCGAGTGGTCCCCATGGTCCCCCTGGCGGTGGAAAAACTCCAGACTTATCTTAAGGAAGGACGGCCCAAGTTGCTGCAGGGCCGCGAAAGCCCTTACATTTTCGTAAATCATCGAGGCGGCCGGCTCTCCCGCCAGGGCTTCTGGAAGCTCTTGAAACAATACGCCCTCAAGGCCGGGATCAAGACCCTGAGCCCGCACACCCTACGGCATTCGTTCGCTACCCACCTGTTGTCCCGGGGGGCCAATTTGCGGGTCCTGCAAATGCTCCTGGGCCATGCCGACCTGGCCACCACCCAGATTTACACCCATCTGGACGCCGTGCGCCTCAAACTGGTGCACAAGAAATCCCATCCCCGCCCATGA